One Natator depressus isolate rNatDep1 chromosome 6, rNatDep2.hap1, whole genome shotgun sequence DNA window includes the following coding sequences:
- the LOC141989865 gene encoding olfactory receptor 8U3-like has translation MEEGNHSEVTEFILSGLTDRPELQVPMFVVFLLIYGITLLGNGGMIFLITIDPRLHTPMYFFLRNLSFCDLCVSLIISPKMLLNLLAERKSISYTVCAVQMYLSIVFGDVECLLLAVMAYDRYVAICNPLLYTVTMSRHLCKQLVAVVYTVGIVDSMIYTCCTFRLSFCSSNIINHFFCDVLPLLALSCSDTRINEIVMFALTSCITGSSFVTVLLSYVYIISTILQIRSAESQRKAFSTCSFHLTAVVLSYGTFLFMYLRPTSSYSMDRDKVTSVFYMLVIPMLNPLIYSLRNMEVKDALRRAMNKLLTNS, from the coding sequence atggaagagggaAATCACTCGGAGGTGACTGAATTCATTCTCTCAGGACTGACAGATCGTCCAGAGCTGCAGGTCCCCATGTTTGTGGTGTTCCTACTGATTTATGGTATCACCCTgttggggaatggggggatgatCTTCTTAATCACTATTGATCCCcgactccacacccccatgtactttttcctcaggaatttgtctttctgtgacctctgcgtTTCCTTGATAATTTCCCCTAAGATGCTGCTGAATTTATTAGCTGAGAGGAAAAGCATTTCTTACACAGTCTGTGCTGTGCAAATGTATCTCTCTATTGTTTTTGGAGATGTTGagtgcctcttgctggctgtgatggcgtatgaccgttatgtggccatctgtaacccGCTGCTCTATACGGTCACCATGTCCAGGCACCTTTGTAAACAGCTGGTGGCTGTGGTGTACACTGTGGGGATTGTGGATTCAATGATATACACGTGTTGCACATTTcggctgtcattctgcagctccaatatcatcaatcatttcttctgtgatgtCCTCCCACTGTTGGCGCTCTCCTGTTCTGACACCCGCATCAATGAGATTGTGATGTTTGCTCTGACGAGCTGCATTACAGGGAGCAGCTTTGTGactgtcctcctctcctatgtctatatcatctccaccatcctgcAGATCCGCTCTGCCGAGAGCCAgcgcaaagccttctccacctgctctttCCACTTAACCGCTGTGGTCCTGTCTTATGGCACCTTCCTCTTCATGTATTTGCGCCCCACCTCCAGCTATTCCATGGACAGAGACAAAGTGACCTCAGTGTTTTACATGCtggtgatccccatgttgaaccccctcatctacagcctgaggaacatgGAGGTGAAGGACGCGCTGAGGAGAGCAATGAATAAACTCCTAACCAATTCTTGA